The window atatagtttttatgttgtggaacccatattggggttatggctaagtattatattgtatttatttttttataacttaaacactaattaaatatacgtATCATTCCATATGTTTAATTTCGAGATGAAATTCAAAAGCCAAATATGCAACAAAAAATGGGCACAagttaatatgaaaaggaccatataattttttttcataagttataatatatataattgagtgttcgtgtcgatttaatatgattaaaataaaatgtctatattacatatattaattcatattatgctatatcgtaattatttattatataaagtttgttaatcataattataatgaattatgcatatcgtaatatgtttctttatttaatgaaaattttatttagtaaaacgtATTATTtgcatcatatttattttaatttaaatcgtatttttataaccgaacagtataatattattatcagagtattattatatttcgaTTCATTTGGAGCAATTacctacattataatataccttcatattaatgattatatttttaatgttaattaaTCACATTACTAAtgtataatagataatcataaaatatagattcataaatatcgatcgagaatcgacaatataacataatctataaattattgttatgcttctaacatcttttgaagttgtaattgtattaatagaagttgcttcatacgctttaatttatttatcataaaggtataatagtAGATTAAtaagtattaatttttaaactttatattttgaggtataaatatattatattttaaaatagttaaaaaataaaatataagtatattaataaagtttaatattatagatatgatgcattattatatacccATACATATAATCTAGAAATTAGCAatagttaatattaaaatattattttattgtgaaaccttcatataattaaatattaattttatcgaaaagacataataatacattatatatttgttaattatttaatttggaatttgtagttttatattctaaaaatatagattaatGGAGAAATTGTTAAAtacttaattaatattaaatatcattttattattcaatattaatgcgtattatattattattgttttttgtagaattaataaattatagaatttttaataaattatttgaacgTATATACTTTGATAACTATACAATataatgtataaaataaaatgaattatgtagaacatttaatgaatatttatctaaatttatatattaaaatagcaatatatcttatctctctcctcttaaagtgaaatataataacctaattaaacatagttttctattatactttaaaatttgcatcaatacttatttatttgttaatatttactaagcattattttaaaaataatatgcattcaaagatttatttaagcttataaatactggttcagtgctaattgttgttttagaGAGTGGAAATTATgcgtaaaaaatattataaaattatccaatAGAGAATACTTCGCAATTGgaatatgtaggaataaaaataaagttatttaacgcattaaaattattttttaatttatctatattaaataaaaataatataaatttatataatttgcatatagATGTATGTGaaataacttaatttgaaaatagtattattttagaaaaaactataatatatattataagaaacaagtatataagtatttaatatttttttaaaagttattatttatattcttttaaggattagtaataatagatttattaattttttatatttgtgtagTATTTGAGTTTTATGACGTTGTTtgtgttctatattaaaacatgtgtataagtatatattttttaaattcattataaaagtatattaatttttataataaagttataccaaatgttagtaaggatagtattttttgtataaaatgcatcatatatacatatggcaAAGTGTATAAGCAACTCTCTTTTAAgataatttagctaattgctataaaataagtataatatgatttttgtaatactaatgtattattattttatatgaagttaaaattaagaataatatgtttaaCAAAAGATAACTGCTATGTAAAGAGCTTAAGTAAAtacaacatatattttatacaatatatataaataaaatcacCCCGCATAATCTCCAAATTATAAcagaatttcattataatgtctTATAAAGTggtatatatcttttttcttatattattcgtatgttgcattcctataaattatattaattttaattttagtaacatttatattaatacattcttttgtttaattcgtaaaatatattcgtagtGTGAATCAATTAATTTGATCGAGAAATCTTTTGATGATGGTCCGAAACTCCCCGGAGAacaatatatgaatatattaaatacatATTGCCCGGAGAGTAACTGTAGTAGTGATGAACTAAAGATTATTGCTGGTTTTATAATGTTACTAAATATGATTGGTGAGGAAGATATAAATGGTGATAAACTTGTTGAATATgctattttatggttaagttataaactaaatcaaaaaaaaaaaaatggaacgACCATATTAAACGATTTCCACACTGGACATATAAAAGGAAATGATTGTTATAGTGAGCATATAGATACTGATAATAGTAGTGGTAATAAGATTTATATGGGTGTTATAGATGAAAAAATAGAATCGATGGatattgatattaaagatatatctaatttttatgatgcatttaaatcattatgtaacatgtataTTGAAATTGGTAcagaaaaaaatactaaatgCAAGACATGTTTAGAAAATGCTGGAGAATtgtttgaaaaatatgaaaaacttaaaaatgctttagatattaataaaggaaATTCTTATTTACAACTATTGTCtagtttatcaaatgattataaaaattttaaacaGGAATATAGTGCTAAATGTAGTAGTATCTCACCACTTGTAGCTTGTCCACGAAGTtcaataacaaaaaatatgctaattacaattgcaattatatttgttgcagcatcaattttattgggagtttcttataaggtaaataataaggaattaaaaaaaaatattatatatatgtaaacattAACGAACAACCGtacgcttcttaacattttatattagtattcgttatttggatttcggaaacgatctcaaaaacaacatttaagagaaaagctaaaaaagtaaagaagaaactgatcattaatatattattcgaagAGTAGTGATTATTCCatgaatagtaataatgattaatatattttaagaaattgtctatttcgaagtaatttttgcataatttttatatattttttatgttgtgggaccCATATTAGGGTTAGGggtaagtattatattgcattcatttttttataatttgaacactaattaaatatatgtaccatccctatatgtttaatatcgAGATGAAGttcaaatatgcaaccaaaaagtGGATATaaccattaatatgaaaagggttacataatattttttcataatttataatatatacaattgtgTGCTCATGCCGATTTaatttgattaaaataaaatgtctatattgcatatattaattcatattatctatatcataattacCTATTACATAAGCCTTGATAACCCAaagctatattgaattatgcatatcataatatgtttttttatttgatgaaacattttatttagtaaaacttataacttgtattatttatttttatttaaatcatgttatccaactgaactgtaataatggatagtcataaaatatagattcataaattATCGATCaagaatcgacaatacaacgttatctataaaaggcatgttatgcatctaacgtttttagtaatacgtaaaaaattgaattatatatcaatatttttgatgttttaattgtagttactattctcttttgtatttcctttacatttttattaaaattaattagtaataatagaaGTTGatttatatgctttaattcatttatcataaggtataataatagattaatcactatttatttttaaacttcatagttttgaggtataaataaattatatttcaaaaaattaaaaaaatgaaatataagtatattaataaaatttcatatcatattttgttcaataattataaataagattatagatataatgtgttattattatatgactatacatataaactaataaaatactataccaataattaatattgaaatattgttttattgtggaaactgaatacaattaaatattaattttatcaataagaaaaataataatgcattataatgatatcatttttatatatttgttaaatatcCACTTTGGGATAtatggttttatattataaaaatttggatccatggagaaaatgataaagattTGATTCATGTTAAATGTCATTTTGTCAATGTTTAATGAATcgtatttaattaaaaacaacattatgttatcatagaattaataaaatatagattttttaataaattatttgaatgtatatgcattaataactataataatatattatataatataaaaatgaacaattcaAACATTTagagaatatttatataaatttaaataataaaagagcaaagatatcttatctctctcctcttaaagtgAAACATAATAacttaattaaacatagttttctattatactttaaaa is drawn from Plasmodium yoelii strain 17X genome assembly, chromosome: 2 and contains these coding sequences:
- a CDS encoding PIR protein → MSYKVCESINLIEKSFDDGPKLPGEQYMNILNTYCPESNCSSDELKIIAGFIMLLNMIGEEDINGDKLVEYAILWLSYKLNQKKKNGTTILNDFHTGHIKGNDCYSEHIDTDNSSGNKIYMGVIDEKIESMDIDIKDISNFYDAFKSLCNMYIEIGTEKNTKCKTCLENAGELFEKYEKLKNALDINKGNSYLQLLSSLSNDYKNFKQEYSAKCSSISPLVACPRSSITKNMLITIAIIFVAASILLGVSYKYSLFGFRKRSQKQHLREKLKK